In one window of Tellurirhabdus rosea DNA:
- a CDS encoding efflux RND transporter permease subunit: MNLSEFSVKNWQFMLVLFVAVVALGVNSLLTMPRGEDPEFVAPSFAVAVIYPGTDAVDMEKLVADPGEARFNALDDINHVITNVDDGLAVFRIEYDYAVDPDEKYQEIVREVNALKGELPGDIFRIDIKKFSPTDVNIVQVALLSEVASAKELGEYADELKKRFEKVKSLKNAEDWGYPASVVRVSLNIEKMAQNGVAVNRVLAALQAENLNVPGGSIQAGSRKFNIKTSGDYQSLDEIRNTIVSTNGQKIIYLRDLADVDFNYEEETHITRLNGHRAVLVTAGQKMGENIAKVGEQVTPVIDQFAKTLPPHITLVKNFDQAESVNKRLSRFAKDFAIAIFLVSLTLLPLGFRAAVVVMISIPLSLAIGLAGLDFLGFSINQLSIVGLIVALGILVDDSIVVVENIERYLREGFSRREAAIKATKQITLAVIGCTTTLILAFLPLMFLPEASGDFIRSLPTAVVTTILASLLVSLTIVPFLSSRILKEEHNPDGNIFMRALKRAISGSYSKLLHWNLRHPVVTMVVAGALFIGALSLFKVVGFALFPASEKPQFLINIETPDGTSLSATDGVARYVEGELKKLPDMKYFTTNVGRGQPRIYYNVIQRNEAPNYAQFFVQLQDMEPAGKREIIDQLRDRFKLYPNAKIEVKDFEQGPDQEAPVAIRVFGENLDSLKVAAARVETVFKQTPGLIYVNNPLANQKTDLRVRINKEKAGLLGISIADVNRTIRLAVAGLNVGMFKEPNGDEYTINVTMPKGRITDQSVLNNLYVNTLTGSAVPLRQIADLEFESGTNQIRHYDKDRYVTVTGFVKTGYLVDDVFNGVLKNLESVKFPAGFSYKAAGELESREKSFGGLGTIILITVFGFIAVLILEFGTFKSTLIVLSVIPLGIIGAVLALYFTGNPFSFVAVIGLIALIGIEVKNSILLVDFTNQLRAEGMPLLEAIEQAGEIRFVPIVLTSLTAIGGLIPLAIEGNPLYSPLAWVLIGGLISSTLLSRIVTPVLYKLLPPKVEGQPVSAVPDAELELA; this comes from the coding sequence ATGAATCTTTCCGAATTTTCCGTCAAAAACTGGCAGTTCATGCTGGTGCTCTTCGTCGCCGTGGTGGCGCTGGGCGTCAACTCGCTGCTGACCATGCCCCGGGGCGAAGACCCCGAATTTGTGGCCCCCAGCTTCGCCGTGGCGGTCATTTATCCCGGCACCGACGCCGTCGATATGGAAAAGCTCGTCGCCGACCCCGGCGAGGCCCGCTTCAACGCCCTGGACGACATCAACCACGTCATCACGAACGTCGACGACGGGCTGGCCGTGTTCCGGATTGAGTACGACTACGCCGTTGACCCGGACGAAAAGTACCAGGAGATCGTCCGGGAAGTGAACGCGCTCAAAGGCGAACTGCCGGGCGATATTTTCCGGATCGACATCAAGAAATTCTCCCCGACCGACGTCAACATCGTGCAGGTCGCGCTGCTGTCGGAGGTCGCTTCGGCCAAAGAGCTGGGTGAATACGCCGACGAGCTGAAAAAGCGGTTCGAGAAAGTGAAAAGCCTGAAAAACGCCGAGGACTGGGGCTATCCCGCGTCCGTGGTGCGGGTGTCGCTCAACATCGAAAAAATGGCGCAGAACGGCGTGGCGGTTAACCGCGTGCTGGCCGCCCTGCAGGCCGAAAACCTCAACGTTCCGGGCGGCAGCATTCAGGCCGGATCGCGAAAATTTAACATTAAGACGTCGGGAGATTATCAGTCGCTGGACGAAATCCGCAACACCATCGTTTCGACCAACGGCCAGAAAATCATCTACCTCCGCGACCTCGCCGACGTGGACTTCAACTACGAGGAAGAAACCCACATCACCCGCCTCAACGGCCACCGCGCCGTGCTCGTGACGGCCGGACAGAAAATGGGCGAAAACATCGCCAAGGTCGGCGAGCAGGTGACGCCCGTGATCGATCAGTTTGCCAAAACGCTGCCGCCGCACATCACACTCGTCAAGAACTTCGACCAGGCCGAGAGCGTGAACAAGCGCCTGAGCCGGTTTGCCAAGGACTTCGCCATCGCCATTTTTCTGGTGTCGCTGACGCTGCTGCCGCTGGGCTTCCGGGCCGCCGTGGTCGTGATGATTTCCATTCCGCTCTCGCTGGCGATTGGGCTGGCCGGGCTGGATTTCCTCGGGTTCAGCATCAACCAGCTGAGCATCGTGGGCCTCATCGTGGCGCTGGGCATTCTGGTGGACGATTCCATTGTGGTCGTCGAAAACATCGAACGCTACCTGCGCGAAGGATTCTCCAGACGCGAAGCCGCCATCAAGGCGACGAAGCAGATTACGCTGGCGGTCATTGGCTGTACCACCACCCTGATTCTGGCTTTCCTGCCGCTGATGTTCCTGCCCGAAGCTTCCGGCGACTTCATCCGTTCGCTGCCCACGGCCGTGGTGACAACGATTCTGGCCTCCCTGCTGGTGTCGCTGACGATTGTGCCGTTCCTGTCGAGCCGGATTCTGAAAGAAGAGCACAACCCGGACGGCAACATCTTCATGCGGGCCTTGAAACGGGCCATCAGCGGGTCGTACAGCAAGCTACTGCACTGGAACCTGCGCCACCCGGTCGTGACGATGGTTGTGGCGGGGGCGCTGTTCATCGGGGCGCTGTCCCTGTTCAAGGTGGTCGGGTTTGCCCTGTTCCCGGCTTCCGAAAAGCCGCAGTTCCTCATCAACATCGAAACGCCGGACGGCACCAGCCTCTCGGCTACCGACGGGGTGGCGCGTTACGTGGAAGGCGAATTGAAGAAACTGCCGGACATGAAGTACTTCACCACGAACGTGGGCCGGGGCCAGCCGCGGATTTATTACAACGTCATTCAGCGGAACGAGGCTCCCAACTACGCCCAGTTCTTCGTGCAGTTGCAGGATATGGAGCCCGCCGGAAAACGCGAAATCATCGACCAGCTGCGCGACCGTTTCAAGCTGTATCCCAACGCCAAAATCGAGGTGAAGGACTTCGAGCAGGGGCCGGATCAGGAAGCGCCGGTGGCCATCCGGGTATTCGGGGAAAACCTGGATTCGCTGAAGGTGGCGGCCGCCCGCGTGGAGACCGTTTTCAAGCAGACACCGGGACTGATTTACGTCAACAACCCGCTGGCGAACCAGAAAACCGACCTGCGCGTGCGCATCAACAAGGAAAAAGCCGGTCTGCTGGGCATTTCCATTGCCGATGTCAACCGCACCATTCGTCTGGCTGTAGCCGGGCTGAATGTCGGGATGTTCAAGGAGCCGAACGGCGATGAGTACACCATCAACGTGACCATGCCGAAAGGCCGCATCACCGACCAGAGCGTCCTCAACAACCTGTATGTCAACACCCTGACCGGCTCGGCTGTACCCCTGCGGCAGATCGCCGACCTGGAATTTGAAAGCGGCACGAACCAGATTCGCCACTACGACAAGGACCGCTACGTGACTGTTACCGGCTTTGTCAAAACGGGCTATCTGGTGGATGATGTTTTCAACGGGGTGTTGAAAAACCTCGAATCGGTGAAATTTCCGGCGGGCTTCAGCTACAAAGCCGCCGGGGAGCTGGAAAGCCGCGAGAAGTCGTTTGGCGGACTGGGCACCATCATCCTGATTACGGTTTTCGGGTTTATCGCCGTGCTGATTCTGGAGTTCGGGACGTTCAAAAGCACGCTGATTGTGTTGTCGGTGATTCCGCTGGGCATCATCGGGGCCGTGCTGGCGCTTTATTTCACGGGCAATCCGTTCTCGTTCGTCGCCGTGATCGGCCTGATTGCGCTGATCGGAATTGAGGTGAAGAACTCGATTCTGCTGGTGGACTTCACCAACCAGCTCCGGGCCGAGGGCATGCCGCTGCTGGAGGCCATCGAACAGGCGGGCGAAATTCGGTTTGTACCCATCGTACTGACCTCACTGACGGCCATCGGCGGTCTGATTCCGCTGGCGATCGAAGGCAACCCGCTTTACTCGCCCCTCGCGTGGGTGCTCATCGGCGGTCTGATCTCGTCAACGCTGCTCTCGCGGATTGTCACGCCGGTGCTTTATAAGCTGCTGCCCCCGAAAGTGGAGGGACAGCCGGTGTCAGCCGTGCCGGATGCTGAACTGGAACTGGCGTAA
- a CDS encoding DUF2141 domain-containing protein: MFTALFSLLSLFWTAEATLTIDVANTTTRGGTIRVAVFRDNQRFLEDKPYLVRVIKDDVRSVSLPLEPGWYAIAIFHDQNNNGQLDKKLFGIPKEPYGFSNNFRPVMSAPKFSDCRLQVERGEKRISIKLI; encoded by the coding sequence ATGTTCACTGCTCTGTTTAGCCTCCTTTCTCTCTTCTGGACCGCAGAAGCCACGCTTACCATCGACGTAGCCAACACTACCACCCGGGGCGGCACCATTCGGGTGGCCGTCTTTCGGGACAACCAGCGGTTTCTGGAAGACAAACCTTATCTGGTTCGGGTCATCAAAGACGATGTCCGAAGCGTCAGTCTGCCGCTCGAACCGGGCTGGTACGCCATTGCCATTTTCCACGACCAGAACAACAACGGACAGCTGGACAAAAAACTTTTCGGAATCCCGAAAGAGCCCTACGGCTTCAGCAACAATTTCCGCCCCGTGATGTCGGCGCCCAAATTCAGCGACTGCCGGTTACAGGTCGAGCGGGGCGAAAAACGGATAAGTATAAAATTAATCTGA
- the guaB gene encoding IMP dehydrogenase produces MSLDSSKFLYEALTYDDVLLLPAYSEILPRDTQTTTQLTRNIRLNIPLLSAAMDTVTEYELAIAMAQEGGIGIIHKNMSVEAQAEQVRKVKRSESGMILDPITLTEGSTLADAHKIMRDFKIGGIPVVDAQGTLIGILTNRDLRFQREMSKPVTEVMTRSNLITAREGITFEEAEDILQQYKIEKLPIVDEAGKLVGLITYKDILKKKSYPNACKDEFGRLRVGAAVGVTPDLTRRIEALVKAGVDVISVDTAHGHSKGVLDAVRGIKEQFPKLDVIAGNVATGEGAKALADAGADAVKVGVGPGSICTTRIIAGIGMPQLTAVYEAAKALQGTGVPVIADGGIRFSGDITKAIAGGASTVMIGSLLAGTEEAPGEVVLYEGRRFKTYRGMGSVEAMEEGSKDRYFQDAEDDVKKLVPEGIVGRVPYKGRVSEIIYQMVGGLKAGMGYCGAKDIPTLQQAKFVKITAAGVKESHPHDIQIQKEAPNYSAR; encoded by the coding sequence ATGAGCCTAGATTCCTCCAAGTTTCTCTACGAGGCACTCACGTACGACGACGTTCTTCTTCTTCCGGCCTATTCGGAAATCCTCCCCCGCGATACCCAGACTACCACGCAGTTAACCCGCAACATCCGGTTAAACATTCCGCTGCTTTCGGCCGCGATGGATACCGTGACGGAGTACGAACTGGCCATTGCCATGGCGCAGGAAGGTGGAATTGGCATTATCCATAAAAACATGAGCGTGGAAGCCCAGGCCGAGCAGGTCCGGAAAGTGAAGCGCTCGGAAAGCGGCATGATTCTGGACCCCATCACGCTGACGGAAGGTTCGACGCTGGCGGATGCGCACAAAATCATGCGGGATTTCAAAATTGGCGGTATTCCGGTGGTCGATGCCCAGGGCACGCTCATCGGTATCCTGACCAACCGCGACCTGCGTTTTCAGCGGGAAATGAGCAAGCCGGTCACTGAAGTTATGACCCGCAGCAACCTCATCACGGCCCGCGAAGGCATCACTTTCGAGGAAGCCGAAGACATTCTGCAGCAGTACAAAATCGAAAAGCTGCCCATCGTGGACGAAGCGGGCAAGCTCGTCGGACTGATTACCTACAAGGACATTCTGAAGAAAAAGAGCTATCCCAACGCCTGCAAGGACGAATTCGGCCGGCTGCGCGTGGGAGCCGCCGTGGGCGTGACGCCCGACCTGACCCGCCGCATCGAAGCGCTGGTGAAGGCCGGGGTCGATGTCATCAGCGTCGATACGGCCCACGGGCACTCGAAAGGCGTTCTGGACGCCGTTCGCGGCATCAAGGAGCAGTTTCCGAAGCTGGACGTCATTGCCGGGAACGTCGCCACGGGCGAAGGCGCCAAAGCACTCGCCGATGCCGGAGCCGATGCGGTGAAAGTCGGCGTCGGGCCGGGTAGCATCTGCACCACGCGGATCATCGCCGGGATCGGGATGCCGCAGCTTACGGCCGTCTACGAAGCCGCCAAAGCCCTGCAGGGAACGGGCGTGCCGGTGATTGCCGACGGTGGTATCCGCTTCTCGGGCGACATTACCAAAGCCATTGCGGGCGGTGCCAGCACGGTCATGATCGGGTCGCTGCTCGCCGGGACGGAAGAAGCACCGGGCGAAGTGGTGCTGTACGAAGGCCGACGCTTCAAGACGTACCGCGGCATGGGCTCGGTGGAAGCGATGGAAGAAGGGTCGAAAGACCGCTACTTCCAGGATGCCGAAGACGACGTGAAGAAGCTGGTTCCGGAGGGCATTGTCGGCCGCGTGCCGTACAAAGGCCGGGTTTCGGAGATCATTTACCAGATGGTCGGTGGTCTGAAAGCCGGGATGGGCTACTGCGGGGCCAAGGACATTCCGACGCTGCAACAGGCGAAATTTGTGAAAATCACGGCCGCCGGGGTGAAGGAAAGCCAC